The genomic region CCCATCTAGTACTGCAATTGATTCTTGTCCCCCCGTGTATGCCTTCTGCAGAAAAAGAAGTTCTGCTTCTAAGATCTGACCATGGAGCAGCTGGTCATGTCCGGAGCCGTTCGTGTATATTGTTGGATCGCGGCTAGTACGGTGAATGATGTAATGTGTCCATCTGTACAAGTGTGTAACGGAACGGTGTAAGTATAGTAGGAAAACAATGTGTTAGCTGTGCGGTAGCACTTGTGTGCTAGCCTAAATTGTAATCTTGCAAGTCGGTGCATAGCTGATTGCGCACCAATACGTAGTTATGAATGGAATCGCACTCGTGTTcgtataaaataaaataaattagCAGCGCCAAATGTTTAAAAATGAGGCGCAAGAGAGTGCCCAGGAACATATTCCCACTCGCACCAAATGCTTCCAGTGTTTGAGTCCTGCGTGCAATGCATTGATCACGGCTCGCACTTGGAAACTTCTCCTCCCAACTATACAAGCTTTTTTCATTCTACTGCAGATAGCGGCTGCGGCAAGGACTGCACGTCTGCACCTACGGTAGGTGGCCTACCCATCCTCATCTCTTTTCCCCCCACAACCGCTGAACCAAATCTCATCACCAACGTAACGAAAAGTTCAATGGTTTAACAGTGCAACCGGCCACAAACTGTATGCCCTAACCTAAGGCGCTGAACACCAGGGGCACAGAATGACATGGACCAACCAAGCAAACGCTGCACGCCAAAAGAGGCTGCGAAACAGGTTCAAAAATATGTTATACCTCCTTAACCACTACTACAGGCCCAAGACCGGACAGACAGTACGGAGTAAGGCAAAGAGATTAATAGGGTGTTTAGTTTGAGAAATAAGCTAGACCATCATTTTCTCACTTCTCATTTTTTTTAGTTTGTGGAATAAaacgagttgatccatcaccaccccacctcatagttagttagtatTAATACGAGCAATGAGGTTATCTCATCAAATTTGATCAATAGATTCACGATGCACCATCTCATCTTCGATGAAGTGGTTCTTTTAACCAAACACTCCCTAACTGCGCACCATCATCCAGAGCCATGAGCTGCCGACTGATCCTCAGTGTTTCCTTCTCCTGGTTGCGCACCCACTGTCATCTAATAGTGGAGTACGTGATGAACTCCCTGGAAATGAAATGGAACGGCTGGTGGGGGACAGGGCTCCTGAAACAAGAAGAGGCATAAATTCAAGATTCTAACTGTACATAAAATTCTATGTATGCCATGACATGGGTACAAGCATCTAATTCTATATTAACTCTAATGTACCCCCCATAGATCTTGGTCTAGTCAGATATACTCATGTATTACCCCCAAAAAAAATGCAAGCCATATCCAACTTACGGTCTTGGCCCATAGATCTTGATCTGTCGGACATGAGTATCCCTCCCATTCAGATGATTGGATAAAACCGCAATTTGGAGCATAAATGTGTGAATGAATGTTTCGCTGCATACACATACCCAAAACGAGAGTAATATATATGTCTAcattacaaaagtataatcaaAGTAGTACAAGGTTTAAACAAAGTGTCACTTCCAATAACTTAAAAAAAACAGTTTCACTTCCTAAATTATTACGATGACAAAATCCTTCAAGCATTCACTAGATAAAATATATTAACTCTTTCCTGGTGAGATTATAGATGCAGTATTATCTGCCTCAAATGTGTCAGTATTAAGCGACACCTTGTCAGTATCTGACGACTAACCTGACATGATATCCAAGTCTTTTCGAATTCAACACATAGACTCAAACCAAAACAAGAAACCAAGGCTGTTAGCTTAAGTCTGCACATTTGCTTTGTCCACAAACATTTGTTTTGTCCTCCCACATGTATAAAGGGAGAGTATACTCATAATTTTGGGAACTACCATTCATCTTCAAGTTACAATGCATACCGTGGATCAGCCCCGGATAATGATATATGAACCCATCCAACTGGCTTTGCAAGCTCCACAGTTTTAATCTCCTGGAATCATGAGATATGTTATGGAAATATTCAAATGATGGCAAAATTGCCACTTAGTAAGCTCAACATTTCGATTTTCAAACAAATAGTTCAGTGCAGCAGTACTTGCAATGCAGAAGCAATTCTCTCAGGAAATGCCAGGTCATATTAACTGTATCTAACTTCTAGAAGGCACGAAATACCGGAAAAAACAATCTAGTTACAGTTTATAAAATCAGTTCAAGCTTAGCCTCAGAATGATTATTTCACATGCTTTGAAACTCGTATTCTCTGTCGTACTCAACTCGGACGAATCAACATGTTAACTCTTGCTTAAATCTACTACACCCGACAAGTTCTTGAACATCCTTCAAAACAATATCTCATGGAGAACAAGCATACCTTGAGGTTGTGGAAGCCATCCCCGGCCCGGATGGAGATCTTGCTGGGCGTGTAGCTCTCGTCGAGCTTGAAATCCACGTAGAGAGCAACAAGCTGCCACGCAACATAGAACCGATTAATCTCAAAACCATCGAATCACAAGCCAAGAGAGAATAGCATCTCTACTGAAGCAGGCACCTGCAGCTGCACCTTCTTCTGGAACCGGATGTTCACCAGGTGCGGCTCCGCCCCATCAGACCTGAGACCAAAATCGCAGAACCCAAATCACCAACTCTGACCTTCTAGCTTCAACTAATTCGACAAAGAAAGGAGTGATATTAAACTACGATTTAAACGACGTTTCACAACTCTAATTAGAGATTGAAACTATGTTTTAGCGTTTTGACGTTCTAAACTACAACGTGTTTTATACCATTAGCTATTTTTGGACCCAGCCTTATTTTTGAGGTCCAATCCGGCTCATGGGTGAAATTTTGGTAAGCCACTAACCTCTTTATTTTGGTATTTAATTTCATGATATTGTTTGAAATTATGATATATTAGTTTTTTTCATATGTTGCTTAAAACTATGTTTGAACTTTGTTTAAACGTTCTACGTTTTATCTTTTTAATAACCttgaaagaaaacaaaaaaaaaatggTGATGAGCGATAGCCACTGACTGCCAGTAGGCGTCGAGGTTGTCGTCGCGCAGGGCTGCGACGCCGTTGCCGTCCTTGAAGGAACTGACGCTCCACGCGGCCCTCTTCGCCACCTCCCGCATGTCCGCGTCCACAGTCAGCTCCGGGCTCCCCTTCAGCCGTCCAGCGCCTGggtccaccgccgccgccgccgccgcctcctcggcGTCGGATTCC from Zea mays cultivar B73 chromosome 6, Zm-B73-REFERENCE-NAM-5.0, whole genome shotgun sequence harbors:
- the LOC100502261 gene encoding Anaphase-promoting complex subunit 10-like — encoded protein: MESDAEEAAAAAAVDPGAGRLKGSPELTVDADMREVAKRAAWSVSSFKDGNGVAALRDDNLDAYWQSDGAEPHLVNIRFQKKVQLQLVALYVDFKLDESYTPSKISIRAGDGFHNLKEIKTVELAKPVGWVHISLSGADPRETFIHTFMLQIAVLSNHLNGRDTHVRQIKIYGPRPSPVPHQPFHFISREFITYSTIR